A portion of the Acidihalobacter yilgarnensis genome contains these proteins:
- a CDS encoding SCO family protein, with protein sequence MNMRIFGSILRTDADRQGFWYSAGIGVFIGLLIGSAFTSILGIVHLHSTASKAQQAQAAVRAEGPPMALKRGPLAPAVKGFVDQNGKSVTTQDLLGKVRIVTFLSPLGNHYSPLVVSNLMNLYQELHNDGLLGKHVVFVSYNVDPAHTGPSEMSAFIKQIAGLNPVTAEWRFLTADPATMRKLVTDGYGVRYRQIGAAEYAKLAAAQRQHGEYLYATAVNPLASQYKPDYHVVDHDEMVIVGPRDHIWARIPDASSYSNGDLMRFIATLLKLPGMPGANQPVPAGSL encoded by the coding sequence ATGAATATGCGCATCTTCGGATCGATTTTGCGTACCGACGCCGACCGGCAGGGATTCTGGTACAGCGCTGGTATCGGCGTGTTCATAGGGCTGCTGATTGGATCGGCATTCACCAGTATTCTGGGGATTGTGCACTTACACTCGACGGCCTCGAAGGCACAGCAGGCCCAGGCCGCGGTGCGGGCGGAAGGCCCGCCGATGGCGCTCAAGCGTGGCCCGCTCGCGCCCGCCGTCAAGGGCTTCGTGGATCAGAACGGCAAGTCGGTGACTACACAGGATCTGCTTGGCAAGGTACGTATCGTGACCTTCCTGTCGCCGCTGGGTAATCACTACAGCCCGCTGGTCGTCTCCAACCTGATGAATCTTTACCAGGAACTCCATAACGACGGTCTGCTGGGGAAACATGTCGTCTTCGTGTCTTACAACGTCGATCCGGCACATACCGGGCCGAGTGAAATGAGCGCCTTTATCAAGCAGATTGCCGGGCTGAACCCGGTGACCGCGGAGTGGCGGTTCCTGACGGCCGATCCTGCCACGATGCGCAAGCTCGTGACCGACGGTTATGGTGTTCGCTATCGTCAGATCGGCGCCGCTGAATACGCCAAGCTGGCTGCCGCACAGCGACAGCATGGGGAATATCTCTACGCGACGGCGGTCAATCCGCTGGCCAGTCAGTACAAGCCGGATTACCACGTGGTTGATCACGACGAGATGGTGATCGTCGGTCCGCGCGACCATATCTGGGCGCGTATCCCCGATGCCAGCAGCTACTCCAACGGCGACCTGATGCGCTTTATCGCCACACTGCTCAAGCTGCCCGGTATGCCGGGGGCGAATCAGCCGGTGCCTGCCGGTAGCCTCTAA
- a CDS encoding SCO family protein has product MSEWVSDKPAPAPVARLGRAHLLGLGLGSLVGFITMLAFSALLSLGPAPPPLHPHPTARLARDVPDVIFKAPSYTGFVNQNGDKISSSAFDGKVRVVSFLFPLCSSMCPVIASHIVDLEQQVKQAGLADRVRMVSFNVAAGKTSPAEMAAFMREYGGDPKSPTWQFLTASPAAMSRVVRDGYHEYFQMISLEAENKIFAEQQKAGTYNYMPNMQNKLANKVNPDFDVTHSSSLILVGPHGNVRYVMNDADTVPVPVILKKIEGLLKANGA; this is encoded by the coding sequence GTGTCAGAATGGGTATCGGATAAACCCGCGCCGGCGCCCGTCGCCAGATTGGGGCGCGCGCATCTGTTGGGCTTGGGTCTCGGCAGCCTTGTTGGCTTCATCACGATGCTCGCCTTTTCGGCACTGCTGTCGCTCGGGCCCGCGCCACCGCCGCTCCATCCGCACCCCACGGCTCGCCTTGCCCGTGACGTCCCGGACGTTATCTTCAAAGCACCGAGCTATACGGGCTTCGTCAATCAGAATGGAGACAAGATTTCATCCAGCGCCTTCGATGGCAAAGTTCGCGTGGTGTCTTTCTTGTTTCCGCTATGTTCGAGCATGTGCCCGGTGATCGCCTCGCACATCGTGGATCTCGAACAGCAGGTGAAACAGGCCGGGCTCGCTGACCGCGTGCGGATGGTGTCCTTCAACGTGGCTGCGGGTAAGACTTCACCGGCCGAAATGGCTGCCTTCATGCGCGAATATGGCGGCGATCCGAAAAGCCCGACGTGGCAATTTTTGACCGCCAGCCCCGCAGCGATGAGCCGGGTTGTCCGCGATGGATACCATGAGTATTTCCAGATGATCTCGCTGGAGGCGGAGAACAAGATTTTCGCCGAACAGCAGAAGGCAGGTACGTACAATTACATGCCCAACATGCAGAACAAGCTGGCCAACAAGGTCAATCCCGATTTCGACGTGACCCACAGCAGCTCGCTGATTCTGGTCGGCCCACACGGTAACGTGCGCTACGTGATGAACGATGCCGATACGGTGCCGGTGCCGGTGATACTGAAGAAAATCGAAGGCCTGCTCAAGGCCAATGGAGCATGA
- a CDS encoding urease subunit beta: protein MIPGELLPAEGEIEINTGRETLTVRVANTGDRPIQVGSHYHFYETNAALDFDREAARGFRLNIPAGTAVRFEPGQTREVELVALAGTRTVYGFNGRIMGALDA, encoded by the coding sequence ATGATTCCCGGAGAGCTGCTGCCCGCCGAAGGCGAGATCGAGATCAACACCGGTCGCGAGACGCTCACTGTGCGCGTGGCCAATACTGGCGACCGCCCGATTCAGGTCGGCTCGCATTACCATTTCTACGAGACCAACGCCGCGCTGGACTTCGATCGGGAGGCCGCGCGTGGCTTCCGGCTGAACATTCCGGCCGGCACCGCCGTGCGCTTCGAGCCCGGGCAGACGCGCGAAGTTGAGCTGGTCGCGCTGGCCGGTACGCGCACGGTCTACGGTTTCAACGGACGCATCATGGGAGCACTGGACGCATGA
- the cynS gene encoding cyanase, which translates to MRMYREEVTEAVLEAKRAKGLTWAALAKVVGRHPVWTTSALLGQQSMSEDEATAAVALLGLDPAYVAPLTESPLKGSLDSDVPTDPLIYRLHEITQVYGSTIKALIHEEFGDGIMSAIDFELDIERVSDPKGDRVKITYNGKFLPYRKW; encoded by the coding sequence ATTCGCATGTATCGAGAAGAAGTCACCGAGGCCGTGCTTGAGGCCAAACGCGCCAAGGGCTTGACCTGGGCCGCGCTCGCCAAGGTTGTAGGCCGTCATCCCGTATGGACCACCTCCGCGCTGTTGGGGCAGCAGTCGATGAGCGAAGACGAGGCCACCGCCGCGGTCGCCTTGCTCGGACTCGATCCGGCCTACGTTGCACCGCTGACCGAGTCTCCGCTCAAGGGCTCGCTGGACAGCGACGTACCCACTGACCCGCTGATCTATCGCCTGCACGAAATCACCCAGGTCTACGGCAGCACCATCAAGGCGCTGATCCATGAGGAATTCGGTGACGGCATCATGAGTGCTATCGATTTCGAGCTGGATATCGAGCGGGTATCCGATCCCAAGGGCGACCGCGTGAAGATTACCTACAACGGCAAATTCCTGCCTTATCGCAAATGGTGA
- the ureA gene encoding urease subunit gamma: MELLPKEKDKLLLFTAALLAERRKARGLKLNYPEAVAYISAAILEGARDGRTVAELMDYGTTILGRDDVMEGIPEMIPEVQVEATFPDGTKLVTVHHPIP; this comes from the coding sequence GTGGAATTACTGCCCAAGGAAAAGGACAAGTTGTTACTGTTCACAGCGGCTCTACTGGCGGAGCGGCGCAAGGCGCGCGGTCTCAAGCTCAACTACCCGGAGGCGGTCGCCTACATCAGCGCCGCGATCCTGGAGGGTGCCCGCGACGGCCGGACCGTCGCCGAGCTGATGGATTACGGGACCACCATACTGGGTCGCGACGATGTTATGGAGGGTATCCCGGAAATGATCCCCGAGGTCCAGGTGGAGGCCACGTTCCCCGACGGCACCAAGTTGGTCACCGTGCATCACCCGATCCCCTGA